The nucleotide sequence atcatcaactgctccCTACCCAcgctgtccagcatctacgaatCCTGAtaccttagaagggcagagagcattataaaagacaatactacacatcccggcttccaccacttcaatcTGCTATCCTCTGGAAGGTGCTACAGAGCTATaactgccaagacaaacagactcaaggacagtttcttcccaagagctgtcaccatattcaactcgagttctgcacctaggacctaactgtggaactcatcctggacttcagatggaACAAGCCCTCTCCACTCTGCTGACCtaacttggactacttatttcttatttattgattatttatctctactatatattgattttctatgtctgcttgtttgttgttgcgtccatagactcagcgagtggtgcgacttggcgctgaaGGTCTATAAAACCATAGAACTCATTCTGAACAAGAACGCTttactctgctgacctcacttggactatttatatattcatttcttgtgtattgattatttttttattttattatttttttatttgtgtattgattatttttttattttgttatgtttttatttgtgtattgattatttatttattttattctttttttatttgtgtatttgttatttatttatttttattatttatttaattctcattatacttgtctAATCACaacaaaaagcattcaattcaatttatttgtctgtctgttgttatttgtgcactatgtggtgaacgctttaaatctcattaaatttgcataatgacaataattcaattcaattcctggTTTCCCcacaggtttggttttgttatttgattccaAGAGTTCTGGTTATTAAGAGCCTGCCTTagtcattaaagtttttgttggaGCACTCCACTTCCACGTCCttgattgcttccctgcatttgggtccttctaccTTCCACGCTCGCTCCCACACAATACGTGACAGAATGTCGGGCACACATGGCTGGTAAGCAAGGCGATAGTTCAACCATCAGGTGACAGTGACAGTCGTCCTTAAATACTGGGCACCCCTGGGCacacagtcttttcatatgcttataactgtagtATTTGATAAATACACTGATAAGTGTGCTTGTGAACTtgcatttttgtataggcgtgtAAGCATGTagtgtggtagtaataataggggtgatcctacttcgcggtttttcgattatcgcagccatgtctggtctacattatatGTGATATTCGAGGTATTATGGTATAGGTATTTTACTACCATTCCTCCATACATAACAACTCCAGTTCAGGTAAATTTGAAGTTTACCGAGGAGGGCACTCTGGATTAGCCCAGATTTTCAATGATATTCAGGCCTGCAAATTGGGATGACCCTTCTGGAACATTGTACTTGCTCCTTTTTATGAACACCAGAGGAGATTTTGAGCAACAGTCTTCGTTGTATTGTCTAGCCTCAGCATATTTTCACTGTTGTGACtatttattgcttttttattCTCAATAATCTGTTGATATTGAAAGGTATCCAACTCTAATTTAACAGGATTCCCAGTATCAGTAATATGGTGCCAATGATCTGCCACCAAATTTTACCCTTTTCTTGAAATGCAGTGTTCTTTCATGACTATGCATAACATCCATACTGTCAAATAACTCAGTCTTTGTACCATCAGTGCAGAGTaccttatttcaaaatagagctgCTTCACCCAAATATGCTTTTGAATACCTCAACagtgtgtttgtgcatgtgtgcaaaAAATCCTTCAGCATTTCTCCCCATACAGCACCTTGCCATGCAAAGTGAAGTGACTTGTCGGATGATGCACAGTGAGGGCACCAGTTTGTGGTCTTCCATTAATTATATTCCTCACAGTGGAAACTTGACAGCTGAAATGTCAGAAGTAGTTTTTTGTTTCCCTCAAATCAGAATATTGAGCAATCTTTCTATTCTGGTTGTTTGAGAGTTGATTTGAAGCTCACGTGTTGTTGGAGAttataaaacaaacaatatGTATAATTGGCCACCctaatcacttttttttctcctgattgAATGTATTTTACAATTACATCCAAGGGTTGGtaagctcacattcaaaattctGTTTCCAATTAACCAGCAGTAAAAAGTCATAGgtattcaaatcaaaatgacaAGGGTACATTTTTTACACCTGCATACTTTTGTTGTCTGGTTTCAGTTCTTTAATTTCACTGTCCATCAGTTTTTTGTTATATCAAAATGAAGTTGCTGATCCAAACACCCAACGATTTaagttaaaataatgaaaattgtcagGGGCGCCCAACCTTTTTATTCCACTGTAAGACTGCTTAACACCCATACCCATCTGCGTAACAGCCTCAACTCattcccccccacacacacacccacaagtTCCCCACTGGACTCCCAAGTGTTTAATTATGCCTACTCCTATATGGCGATAAGACAATAAGAAAGGATTGCCGAATTGtgtatttctcatctcatctcattttctgaaccgcgttatcatattggggttattctgggatgttactatatgttcattaagcatttaataggtaatgaagttctaatttaatttgtgctatactacttcatgttgggaccgagtaagctcgaggacactttccccccacagctgctttcgaggccagttaattgttttcaggactattgaccgaacaggacaccatgttccaggccgagactgttgatctgagttggcaatgaagatctacgagggactcttaaattgctttgagttGGATTCCaacagatggcgataatcgaatcaacttccgaaaacactcgcattattgtttaaaaatactgttgctctgtttaccttataaagcttatttgtgcaaattcttacgcagttgttttggtttccgatccgctcgggtcactttgtatgcttacttgtgcaaattcttacgcaggtgtttttggttccgatctaatatgagattgatgtggcagttgttttttgaccttaatggtgttattcggttagcttatgcaattgtttgaatcagattacctcaaatgttttgattatgcgccgactaaattgacagaggaataTGCCGTTTCTTgagaatcatcttggacgaaggcgagtcgggagtgattttccttgcaagttgtagccagagtatgttaatgatgtctccctgttttgattaaagtgtattaataataaacctatctatcctcgttagggtctcaaggggtgctggaacctatcccagctgactctgggccagaggcgggggacaccctgaatcgcagggcacaaggagacagacaaccatgcatgtttttggaatgtgggagaaaaccggagtacccggaggaaacccacgcaggcccagggagaatatgcaaactccacacagatgaacatgacctggattaatcactcgctccaccaggccgcccttgtgcgtttctttcattttaaaaatactggCTTCAGCAGCACTGTTGGTAATACCGACTGAAATGCAACTAGACTAGACGATAACTGTGCTGGGGAATTTATTTTCATCAGAAAAGTGTGAAAATGTACAGATTCAAGGAGGAAAAAAGATGTGAAAAGTATTGAAAAGGCAAATTGGAAGGCCACGTATCACATCTCTCCTACAACACCAGTCCTTATTTGTAAATACTAGTAGTAATATTATTGCTCATCAGAGTCTGGTAAGGACACCAGGGATCTTGAGGAAAGTCTGCATGAAAGAGACTGTTGCTGAGGCTGCTGCTCAGCATCACAGTGCTCTATGAGTGAAGGGGGAGGCAGGAGAAGACCATATCCGGTTCCAGCTCTGGGAGGATCCAGAGGGGGGAAGAAGTACCTAAAGCCACAAAAAGTGAGAGAATACAGAACAATGGAATACGGAAAAGACAATTGTAGATAATGGTGTTAAGTACTATCACAAAAAGGATTGGAGAACGGCAAGCTGTAATACGATACAGATGTCTATTGTGTCATTTGCGACCGAAATTGCTGCAAATTAAGTGGGGCTGTGAAGCATACATGCACAATGCATATTGTAATGACAGGACTAGTTATGATGAAGCGGCATTAGTAATTTGCAGGATAATGTGCTGTAGAAATGGAGGTAGACCTGGCCGATAAAACGACATATCATTGAATAATTTTtgttaacaataaataaaactatcGATAAACGTCGATAAATATAAACTGCAATTCCACCTCCCGTACAAAACAAAGATCGCCGCGCTGATGCGACTTgaatgctagttccagaccaatatTCGATAGACGAAGAAGACGGTGAAGACCAGCTAATAATCATTAAGCAGCACAGATGGCAATAGAGCTCCGCACACAGAGCATGAAGGCGAAAGAACAATGACACAATCAAAATGaacgattatgagatgcaggacaacacagagaCTAACCACTAAAATATCCAAGTGAAGTCTCACTGTTGTGTAGTTAATCTGTATTTATAAACGCACGTGTGGCTCACTGAGATTGACTGAACCGTGACAACGCTCCACATCATATCCTCTTCTAAACCAAGACCCGGaatagtttttaatttttttttctaaacgcCTCTTCAATAACTGCACAAACAAGTAGTCTTATTGAAATTTTCCTTAATCCATTTTAGTCCACTTTTCTCATCAGGACAGCTtgtaattcttttcttacttgataccattttatgcaaatatcATGAAAACGTTGTAAAAAtcaaacttttaaaaatgttttaatttaacaTGGATTAAgttcacccatttttttttaaatttattttctttttgtgaggctgacaaTAATCACCTTGCCAATACAaaaatgatgtcttcagttgattattttatttattttatatttcacaGAAACTTTCCATGTGAagtcaaatttataaaaatgaagATGCTCAAAATTTCTGCACCTTCTATTATGCATTACTTTTCATAGTATacggagggagttgtcttatctttagaccgataaaaaaaatcataatttgtcACCCAGGCCCAGTTCTTTCAAATTCAGCATGACAGTACAATCTTTGCTCAGAATGCACAATTAAAAATGGTTATAAAAGTAATTGAATCACTATGTTAgacaatattacaaaaataaaataaaacacatgcATGTTAATGACAAAGGCACTGGTTATTGATGTAAGAGGTTGCCAGATTTAACTTTGTTAGTTTGTATGGCATGTGAAACATACTCTATTATTAGATTCTATATTTGTTCTGGACATTTGtgaaaaattatattatttattgattaaaatgcAACAACATTGTGATGTAGAATCATCACATTTAAGCAGGTGCCCACTTTAGTCACAGTTTTGCATTCATATAGAAAATGTTTGATCTCCTGCAAAACTCTGACGAATTGAAAAAGGCTTTAATTTATGGAGACAAATTCTTGCATAAAACAGATTTTTGCCGTGTGTGCAAAAAATCTACAGAGCAATGTGTTGAATTAAATAGGCGGTTAAAACACTTTTCTTATTTCGGCAACGTCAGCTCCAATGCATACTTTACATACTCCAACTTTTGCATAGTGGCCAGATACAATTCTGCTTTCTGATGACAGGattaccttttttttcagaaaagctGTATTTCGGCAGTAGTGATGTCTGATATTtagacattttcattcattttctgtaccgcttatcctcacaagggtcatggagggtgctggagcctattccagccaactacaaaaaccaggcgggggacacggtggattggtggccagctaattgcagggaacaaggagacaaccattcgtgctcacactcatacctaggggcaatttagattgttcaaactgtctaccatgtatgttttggggatttgggagggGGGTACTCAGAGGAGAACGCATGCAAATGTCACACAGTAAGGTCTGAACCTGGTTTTGAACCCTTAATctcaactgtgaggccgacgcactaaccacactaccatttatacatttattaatatctttttttccagtAACTGAAAAATAGGCACAAACTCATATGAACTGGTTTATTTCAATTTACATAGCATGGTGGTTAGGCCTGATACACTGCAAAATAGAAGCATGGATTAACAAGCatcagtaaaaaacaaacaaacaaacaaataaaaaaaaacaaaatatttcacaCCAGGTTGTACTGGATTGAATGTCAACAACCTGTATGCTGGAAAGCCACAAACCAAGCTCTTTGCAAGAGTGCAGTTTGGCTCCAGGAGTTTGGTCAGTGAGCGTGTCCAAAACAGTGTGAGGCATACCGGGTTGTCAGTTTGGACTGGTTCAGGTTGCAGTGGGTGAGTGGTGTCAGGCAAGCCGCACCACCTACCTTCCTGCGGACATTCCATTTAGGGAATTCTGGGAGGTCTGAGGAGAGGATCCCACCACAGTTCTCATGGCTGTGGGCTGACCAGATGAACCTGTTAGTGGGCTGCCATCTCCCTTCAGGATTCCTGTACACTTCCAGTTGTCCATGTAGTTGGCTGAGAAAGAACACAAGAGGTTAGATTAATTATCAATGTTGTGTGACACACAGAGTCCAGGAAGCATCATTCTACATAGcacaaaaatatttggaattaattttaatttctaaaCATACTAATCatgtaattctttttttaatatacaaaatatgacaaCCGACTATGCCACTGTAAAACAAAATCTCCATACAAGATTCCTCAATCAGCTCAGCAATAGCTTATGAGCATTTACATATCAGCACTCAAATTAAAGGTTGAGTACAGTAAAAGGTGCATCGTATAAATTTGGCCAATGGCAGCGATTGAGACTTTCTGACCAATCAGGATAACTTTGCTGATGAGGTAATGATGCAAGTATGAAATGGTCTCAAAGCATGTAGCATTGAGTTTGATAACATTGATCAATAACAAAATGTTACGCtgcataaaaataattttccaatcCTTCAGGTGTACCGAAGCCAAATGTGCAGTCAGATTTTTCTTTCATGTCTAAAAGAATAGggatacagtcgtacctctacttaagaatgcctctaggtacgaaatggtcaggttacgaaacccttgGATATGCAAATGTACACGCCAAAATACGAAAACaatatccaagttatgaaatcctccGTCATTCTTCTCCAATGAAGAAATATGGCTTCCTCTTCAGTGCTGAGCGCCACCCAcaattcagcgccgaagaaaAAGGAGAGCCCTgacttttgccattttttttatcccatgtattccgcttgcgagtttcagcatacATTTTTAcgaagttttttttctaatactaaatatttaaaaaacgggATGtattgaagccgcgaagtgttgaaggatcacagtacatgtctttaaaaaatacagttgtacctcatCTCatattattttctgaactgctttatcctcactagggtcgtggggggtggtggagcctatcttagctgacttcaggccagaggcgggggacaccgtgaattggtggccagccaatcgcagggcacaaggaaacaagcaaccattcatgctcacagtcataccgaccgacctggatttgaacccaggtcccccactatgaggtcgacgcgctaaccactacattcgcacctctacttacaaaattaatttgagCGAGAACTtgtttgtaacttggatttttcgtaaattgagcagtactttacatgcaaattctctaatttgttccatggtAACGGAttgtttagttgttgttgtcCAGTGTAAATGAAGATTGATTTAAACAACTAATGATAACTTAACAGATACCTTATCTTTTCCATATTCAAAACGCAACACGTGCTGGCACACATTGGTGGTCATGACACAGACATATTTGGGAAACATTGTTACTGAATCACAACACAGCACGATTGTCAATTATAAAGCCTTCATCAGTGTGCAGCTGGCCTAAATGTAGCTACACAGTGTGCTAACCTTTCCATAGACGCACACAGCCATCATCCCCGGAAGAGGCCAGCAAGGTGCTAGTGATGTTCCAGCTGACACGCCACACCTGGGAGTTGTGGTTGTCAAACTGGGCAACAATCTGCACCTCTAACTTGGTGGGTCCTGACGAGGTGCTCTCCTTTCTGAATTTAACAGAAAAAGCAAGTTAATCCTCAATTCAAATTTAGAACGCCTTTCTGTCATTCACAATTAAATACATCTctttcaatttctttttttaatctcaccTTAAAGGAAGAAGTTTAAAGATTCGGACGTCTTTTGTTGCAATAGCGAGGATATGAAAGGATCGTCCCAGGTTTGGAGCAAATGCAATGTCATGCACTGCATCTGTGATGGTCATCAGAGTCTCAGCTTTGGCATACTTCCTTTACAACATCGACAAAAAGAAAATCttcaattcatttatttgaCAATTACTGAGGGTGGCCTTACGGTACAGGATTATTTAGGCATTCAAATCTGATAGCATGAAACACTACTACAGGATAACTGTTTTAGATCCACAAGTGTACCAACgacatgatttattttaattactatGTTGTTGTGTGATCTCTGTATCTACAAACATGGGAGCAGAATGGCATTCTCATAATGTTAATGgagaaattcacatttttggaaaCAGCCATATTTATTTAACCTCCATGGTATTATTGGGATGTCATTCATTTCGACGTGTCTACTTGTGTCCTAAAACCAATCAAATAGGTCTGCAAATAACTCCAAAACAGTTGTGTGGGTAATTGGTGGCTTGAACGGTCACCGCATgttaaaaaaggaaagacaGTTGTTTTAATGTTGAATGTTAGTAATGACCTTCTTACACAGCAAGAAATAACTGTGCTGGCACCTACAACCAATGCCTGGCAGTATCGACAACATGCATCCAAAAAGTGGCCGTCTTTCTCTTGATCGCCTAATGCTCTGTTCCAAAGGTAGCATATACAGATACatatcaaacattttggaaagagATCAGGGCATCCTTGATGGCTCTTAGTATTTCTCTGAGTAATACAGGGGGGTTAAGATCAGATTTTTGAACACTCACACGTAAACTATTGGCCCCATCCCAAATTCTCGAGACATTAATTAGCCCGAATtcactgatatttttttccacatgaaGTAGCTAGCCATCAAATTTCAGAATCTATAGAATCTTTACTGTCTAGTGCCTACAAAGTCTTTATAGAAAGTAAGTGCTGTCCTGAAGCTCACCATGTCTGGGCAGGTATAATGTCAGGTATGAAATACACTGTAGTATGACCTTATCCACCCTAGTATACTAGACCTAGCCTTAAGAGTTCACTCTAGGATAGACTGCACGGCAACAACGAGGGAAACCTTTACCTTGTGTTTTCATTGTACTCATAGATCTGGACTTTGCCACCGTATGTCACGTTACTGTCATCGCTCCCCACGGCAAACATTGGTGGGTGGGCGCGGGAGCTGGTTGAGAGGAAAAGGCACAAGATGTCACTTTTTGTGCAAAGTTATGATAGAGGCAGAAAAGAGCTTCAAAAGTcactaaataaaaacatgttttctgatTAAAGTACAGTAGTAGTTATGCACAACTATATTGCCAGTAAGGCTGAAAGATGAATTATTTCCCATCAAAATTAGACATCGCAATTTTAAAATCACTAAGGTTAAGATTTTTTTGAGGGATGCACCAAGGATCAGTTGGCTAAGAAATCTACTAATTCCTGCCCCATTTAGGAggaaatattataatatatgtaAAATTATCAAAATAGTTCATACCAAAGTATCCAATGATATAAATGTTATGCAGGGTAGTGCGGTGagaagtggttagtgcgtcggcctcacaattcttgGGTCAAGTTGGAagccaggtgggtcctcactgtgtggagtttgcatgttcttcccgggttagcgtgggttttctccgggtcccccggtttcctcccacattccaaaaacagccaTGTAAGACGGTTCAAAACTcgaaatttcccctaggtatgggtgaagGCATGAATGTTTGtcggtctcctcgtgccctgcgattggctggccactaatttagGGGGTCCCACACTTGGtgcctgaaatcagctgggataggcttccgCACTCCCCACAACctgtgtgaggataagcgattcagaaaatgaatgaattaaattaaatgttggCCGGCGGCTGAGTGGGTAGCGTGTTGGCCACAGATCTCTGGGGTTTtgaattcaaatccaggttggtccacctgtgtggagtttgcatgttctccccgggccaaagacatgcatggtaggcagattggacactctaaattgcccttaggtatgggtatgagtgtgcatggttgtccgtcttcttgtgccctgcgatcagctaaagaccggtttggacacccatgatcCAAACCAGGCacgggcaaactacggcccacaGGCCAtatatccggcccgccgacgttatccaaattatagtaaaaatcaatgacctcgtTCATTTCCCTTTCTCCTGCAATGCCCCCGTTTtcccgatagatggcgcactagtctagaccttttgatgcactggcaaaaaagggagaacaacaacagTTCCCACCGAAATgtctctactgtgttaaaaatagcaacttgcacatgtacgcacagcagcagtacaatagcttaattaacatgccgctcatcactctcaatttaaagactgctttcttttgttgaataataatatgttcttaatgttgaaagtaaatttgaaaataaattttcaccttcaattgtgtctttttttcttacatttcaatccccaggtttgataaattacattgcgtgtccaaatgctcctggcccggcccctctgtcaaattttagtatccattctggcccgcaagtcaaaaagtttgcccacccctgatctaaaccaaACACACTGCAGGATGTGCAATGCTGCATACGATAGGCCAGGACTGGTAGGGTGACAAGTTACGTAACCTTCTTTCTGGTTTCAACCATTAACTGTCAAGACAAATCTATTCCGGGAAAGAGAGTAAAACATTTAACTTGAAAAAAACTGGGTTTTACCTAGAGGGATTCCAAGAAATACAACTGCAGCTGAGCTTGCAGGAGATTTCATGCTGTAGGGACCATTGACTCAAGTTCATGACATCTGGAGCCTCATAGATCCTCACCACTCCATCCGCAGAACACGTAGTCAGCATAAGGCCCATGTGTTTGGGAGCAAATTTCACATCAGTCACAGAAGTTCTACTATCCACAAGTGTGGTTCTTTTAATCTAGAAAAAGAATGGGCGTCAAATTAGTGCTATTACACATAGACCAAAGCAGGAaacttaaatgaaaacaaattagatttttttaagcaCCGTGTGTGTATTTTCTCTCAAGTGTTATTGATTCCTTCTTTCTAAAATGCTGTATTGTAAATGGGCCTATGCACGCGCGTCATATTTCAATGCACCGTtcaaaacatcgtcttatactTGGTAtatacctctctctctctctctctctctctctctttctctctctctctctacgccTGTACCCCCTTAAATATATTGTAACATGACAATGGAGAACATGGTACTATCCTAATGTTAGATATCCCTTTGAGATGTCAGACATTTATCAGGCAAGGGTCAAACAATTATTTGTAATTGTACTTACCCAGTGGCTCAACCCTCTTTGCTTGTCATTTGACTCGCCAACAATCTCCTCCCATACTGCCGCTGTCCTGTCAAAGGAGCATGAAGCAAGAACTTGTCCAAATTCTGGATGAGCCCAGGTCACTCTCCACACTGATCCACAATGTGTCTGTGGGTAGGTTCATAAATATTGGCACCcttgttgttttgttgatttgaaTACTACCTACATTGGTATCCCCATTCGAAATTAATAGACCATAAATAGCTACTTTAGAgagataattgaaaaaaagcttgtgcactctgcgattggctggccactgattcagggtgctaCCCGtttctggcctgaagtcagctgggataggctccagcaccccccgcaaccctggtgaggatgaagtggttcagaaaatgaatgaatgaattttaaaaagcacaattctgtaaaaaatacaaaatcaaataaaaaagcacaattccgtaaattaaaaaaaactgtcgtTACTAATGTTCCATTTAGGAATCTTACCTTCCAGCTGGCTGTGCAGTGCCACTCTCCATTCTCACTTTTGTCCCACACCTAAACATGAAACATCAACAGATGAACCAACTAGTTTGGGGACAATAGTTCGTTCCAATTTTAGGAAAACACGACCATGGCAGGAGATTGAATTGACAATTTTACACGTCGTCTTGAATCAGGATTGCAGACTATTTATTCACGTGCTTCATGTGTGTGCACAAGATAATTTAGCCTTAATGCTACATAGGCTAAATTGGTCCCTGAAATGCAAACACTAAATACTAACCCGCCAGGACATGTTATTTTCTCTACTTCTGTCGACAATTTAGCATATGTAACCCATTAAATCCAGGGTTCAGGACATGTGAGCATCGTTAAGCAAAGCTACTAGAGCTAGACAAAACACGAGCACGAATCACTTACTTTGACACTTTGGTCACTGGAACAAGTCGCCATTCTACGGCCGTGGAAATCGTACGACACATCATGAATTAAATCTTTATGGTCTGCTGCAATGCTGCGTGCAACAAACATGTTTACAAATACAACTACACTGAGGACGAGACCTAGTCCTCAAGCTAGCAGGCCTGTCATGACGTGTATACTTTGTTGGCGGTAACGCTTTGCAAGACCACAAATGAGATTACGTTTAACAACCACGGTGAGGCGCATTTTGCCAATTTCTTACCCCGCTTGTAACGAGAGGAGTACACAAATATAGAGAAAATGGTCCACTGCGATATTGATTTTCCACCACAACTTGTGATTTAATTCATAATGTATGACATTGGCATAAAATCAAGgcacaaacaaagaaaataatgtaaaaaatgtatCGACATTGATATTGTGTAATAAAACTAGATGTACGACGCTCGATTTTGAGTGATTGGAAACGAGGTACGgtacttgtcggccattttacgTCGGGGACGTTCgataaataaacattacagTCAAAGTATAGTTTGTATTTTGACATATCTATAAATTGCTCGATTTTAAACCGATTTTTAAAGGGCGTGTTTTCTGTATAACCACTGCAGATGCAGTAAATTAAtaacatacttaaaaataatcatgtttttgAACATGAATAATAGCCAAATACATgcaccagggtcgcggggggtggtggagcctatcccgtcgcctgagtggttagcgcgtcgggcaCATTTTGTACCAGGCAGATCGTTTAACAGGGTATTACTCTTTATACCTGTAATATCTATATCGACGGATGTCCCTCTTTTTGTGCCACCGTCTTCCTCTCATTTGTCCTGTTTTAGGTCACTTGCCAACCATACCGGTGCATTAGCGCCACCTACCTATGTGCAAGGATGAATATGCAAGACAAACTATAAACAGTTTATATGTACTTTCATATTGGCC is from Stigmatopora argus isolate UIUO_Sarg chromosome 4, RoL_Sarg_1.0, whole genome shotgun sequence and encodes:
- the seh1l gene encoding nucleoporin SEH1 yields the protein MFVARSIAADHKDLIHDVSYDFHGRRMATCSSDQSVKVWDKSENGEWHCTASWKTHCGSVWRVTWAHPEFGQVLASCSFDRTAAVWEEIVGESNDKQRGLSHWIKRTTLVDSRTSVTDVKFAPKHMGLMLTTCSADGVVRIYEAPDVMNLSQWSLQHEISCKLSCSCISWNPSSSRAHPPMFAVGSDDSNVTYGGKVQIYEYNENTRKYAKAETLMTITDAVHDIAFAPNLGRSFHILAIATKDVRIFKLLPLRKESTSSGPTKLEVQIVAQFDNHNSQVWRVSWNITSTLLASSGDDGCVRLWKANYMDNWKCTGILKGDGSPLTGSSGQPTAMRTVVGSSPQTSQNSLNGMSAGRYFFPPLDPPRAGTGYGLLLPPPSLIEHCDAEQQPQQQSLSCRLSSRSLVSLPDSDEQ